The genomic DNA AATCCTTAGCATCCGGAGAGGAAGTGAACGTTACATCCAGCTTCTTGTCGACCTGAGCGAACGACCAGTTGTTGTCCGCGGAAGGATTGATCGTTTCATTCTCGCGGATGTAGTCAATAATAACCTGACGGTTTTCGTCCGGAGCTGCCATGATAATGCGCTTGCCATCCGGATTGGCCAATTTGGAGGACGAAGCACGGTAGTTGTTTGTTGCCACAACAAATTTTTGCTTCAGATCGATTGGCTTGCCGTTATACTGCAGGTTTTTGATGCGGTTGGCATCGGCGTTAACCAAACTACCTTTAAGATCATATTTCACCGGCTGAGTCACATCGATTTGGTACGTTACGCCATCAATAACATCATAGTTGTATGTTGGGAAATCATTATTGATAAGCGGTTGTTCCGTTGTTTTGGAAGGATCGATCTGGTTGAACTGTCCTGCGGACCATTCGAGCCAGTTTTTCACTTCTTCGCCAGTCACGACTACAGCGTGTACAGTGTTCGGATACACGTAAAGGTCGGAGACATTCTTAATCGCGATGGTTCCTGCCGGAATATTTGTATAATAAGAAGCGCCTGAGCGTCCGCCTGCTTTAAATGGAGCTCCTGCAGAGAGAACCGGAAGGTTTTCGTATTCGGTACCTTTCAGGTTCTTTTCAACATACCACTTTTGCGCGTTGGTCACGATCTGGATAGACGGATCATCTTGTACAAGCGCAAAGTAGCTGTTAATTGGTGCCGTGGTTTTGCCTACAGGGCCGCGAACGTAATCGATGGTTGCGTCATGCTCTGTTTTAACAGCGTCTACGATCTCTTGATCGGCATCCACCAGAGCTTTTTTAGTGGCTACATCATAAACGGCACGAGTTTCGGTTTTGGAGTCGCTTACCTTCCACTTGCCATCTACCATTTCGAGGTCCAGATCGATAATGCCGAGGTGGTCACCCCAATATCCAGGTTCAACAGATGGCACGCCATTGATGGTACCTTTGTCGAGATCCACGCCTTTTTTGCCTTTAAACTCAGCGCTTGGGAATGTTTTATGGGCATGTCCGAACATGATCGCATCGATGCCTTCAACCTGGCTCAGGTACAGAACGGAGTTTTCCATCAGCTCGGTTTGCGGAATATCCTCAAAACCGGAGTGAGGAATCGCGACGATAACGTCGGCTCCTTCTTTTTTCATCTGAGGGATGAATTTTTTAGCTGTTTGGATGATGTCTTTTGCAATAACCTTGCCTTCCAGATTGGCACTATCCCACTGCATGATTTGAGGAGGTGCAAAGGCGATAACGCCAACCTTAACGGTTTGCTCCTTGCCGTTCTCATCAATCACTTTCTTGTCCAGTATGGTATAAGGGGTAAAATAGTTTACATCATTGCTGTCATCTTTATCCCCGTCGTCTTTGTAAATATTGGCGTTAACGATCGGGAAGTTTGCTCCCTTTTCAGCCAGCTTCAGGAAATCGAGTCCGTAGTTAAATTCATGGTTCCCTACGCCGCCCGCATCATAACTCATTAAATCCATCGCTTTATATACCGGATGAGTTTCGCCCGGCTTGAGCGGGTTTACTTTAGCCACGTAATCTCCGAGCGGATTGCCCTGAAGGAGATCGCCATTGTCGAACAGCAGGCTGTTTTTTGCTTCTTTACGCGCTGCATTGATCAGGCTGGCTGTTTTGGCAAAGCCGTATTCGTCTGTTGGCTTGTCTGCATAGTAATCATAGTTGACCATGTTCACATGCAGATCCGATGTTTCCATCAAACGGAGCTTTACTTTGGAGCTTGTACTTCCGTCTGCGTACGCAGAAAACGGGAGCGCCAATACGTTGAATGCAACGGCGGCGGCGGCAATACTTTTTACAACTTTTTTACGGGACTTCGACATTTTACCCCTCCTAAATATATGTACCTCAAAAGTACAATGCACGGACCGTTTTGTAACCGTTCTCTAAAATAACCACCGGTTAAATCCTTCTATGGTCCAATAGTAGTTTATATCGATTCCAACCCAAAATAAAGACAAAAACACCCATTTGTAAAAAAATAATACCTGGGACCCTGTCCCAGGTATTATACAAGATTTTACATACTGAATTTTAGTTCGAAAACACTAGCTCAAATGGCTTTTCTACTCAATCCACTCATGCTTTTCCCCGTTGTCCGATGTGTATTCAATCCGCACCGGCTTGATCTTAAGAATGACATAGTCCGGGTCCTCGGGGCCTGAAAATGTCATTTTGAACTCCGGTTTCCAGATCTGCTTGCGAAGTTCATCATTATCCGAAATACTGCAGACGCCTTCGATTTCCACGACATCCTTGGTACCGCCCTTCTCATATCCGAGAAGCAGGGAAACATGCGGATTTTCCTCAAGCTCCTCCACCTTATGGGTTTTGCGGTCGGTCACCATATGTATGCTCAACCCCTGATTATAGAGCGCCATATAGCGCTGCTTTGGCCGATTGCCTTCAACGGTGGCAAAGGAGCAGAATTCATTATGATCCATAATTTTCGCAATATTTTGTTCCATTTCAATTTTAGCTTCCATTCGCTATCATTCTCCTATCCATTGATAAATAGCTTTCATGCACGTATATGTAGTGTACCCTTTCCGAATTTGGATGAACCGTTCAGGAGAATTTTACAAGAATCGGTGACGCAGGAGATATGGCTTGGTATGATGAGGATGAGAAAACGTTTGTCATAAATACTATAAGAAGGAGCTCATCATGAAACGGTTATTATGGATAGGATGTTTATCCTACTTTCTGATTGGTCTGGCCCATGTCGTGCTCGGTTCAGTACTTCCTGTACTTCTCGAGCATTACGGCCGTGAATACAGCGAAGGCGGGACGCTTATTTTCACCCAGTTTGCCGGTTTTCTGGCAGGGGTGCTTGTCTCTCCTTTACTTAATAAACGATTCGGCAAAAGAGGCGGTTTGCTGATTGCGGTTTCCCTGCTTTGCGCAGCCGAGCTTGCTTACATGCTCCTGCCACCGTGGGGGTGGTTGTACCCTATAGCCGCATGCGCCGGTTTTGGCTTCGGCATGATTGAGGCAGTGATCGGAACGATTATTATTGCAGCCATTAAGGAAAAAACGGCGGTGGCCATGAGCCGTCTTGAAGTCTTTTTCGGTGTGGGAGCCATGCTCATGCCGCTCATCGCAAGCGGATTAATTACGCAGGGCTGGTGGCGTTTTTCCTTTCTCGTCATTTCTCTGTTTTCACTTGTCACCTTTTTCTTCTGGACCAAAAGCTCCTTTGGTGAAACCATTGATGCCGAGCTGGGCATGAAGCAGCTGACAGCATCCATCAGCGGTTCAAACACCGAGATTATTAGTGAACCCAAGAAGCCTTTTCCCTATCAGGGTAAATCCTTATGGATTCTGCTGATGTTCATGCTGTTCTTCTTTATTTATGTCGGGACTGAGATGAGTCTTGCCAACTTTATGCCTGCCATATTGATTGAGAAGCTTGGTATGAAGGAAGCCGGAGCGGCGCTCAGCGTCACCTGTTTCTGGATCGCCATGTCTGTGGGACGGATTTTCGCAGGTACCGTCGCTGAACGCATTCATTACCGGGTATACGTATTTTTCAGCTGCGCGGTGACGCTGGTTCTGCTGGCCATTTTCCCTCTTACCTCAAGCGTCTGGTCAGCCTTTACCGTTATTTTGCTGCTTGGTCTGTTCATGTCCGGCATTTTCTCCATCGCTCTTGTCTTTGCGAGTAAAATGCTTGCGGGAAGCGAGGAATCCACGCCGAGCATCCTCATTGCTTCCGGAGGGGTGGGTGGTGCGCTGCTTCCACTGGTTATCGGCTGGTGCATGGATCATCTCCAAGTAAACCAAACGGCCTGGCTGCTGGCGGTCTTCACGCTTTTCATGGTTGCTCTAAGCTTTGCGGCATTCCAGATCCAGCGCAAACAGCGCGCATATAAAGAGCAGCAAGTGATTCAGGCTGGCTCGTAGCCAAAATAACTAAATCACCAATTCGTAGCTGCAAGCCATCCATCTTACACTTTAAAGCGTCCCGGATCCGGGACGCTTTTTTCACTATGCAACCCTTACCTCATCTTGGATATTCCACCACTGATCAGATTCACCTTAATATCAATGTTATCGATACTGCTTGGATCCAAGGCTATTTTTTCCTTGGTGTTCAGCTTATGCCACTCCTTCGGCATACTGCGAAAGAATTTTGCCGATAGCCCATAAGCATCCACGTTCATATCCAAGCCCTTCAAGTAAGTCTTCATAATTTCATCTTTAATTTCCTTAGTAGCCTGCAGTTCAAGCTGTCTCTTATGAAGGCTGGTGCTCAATTGCGGGAGCGTGGCCTGCATGGATACTTTGATGTCGAACGCGGGCTTGCCCTGTTTCAGCTTTGGATGTACGGAGGTTTTAAGCTTATTCATGACCATCAATGCCTTTACTTCCTTTTCTTCCTTGATCACCAAGGGCGTCCTTTTCGTCCTTTTCTCCAGCCATCGAAGCCCTAATATATCATTGCCCTCCAGGCAGCCCCGGTATTGCTGATTATCCAAAAAACAGACTCCGGTCATGCTGATGTTAGGAGAAGGCTTTTTGTTGTCGTACCAGCCTGACTTAATATCCAGATAAGGCAACAGCACCGTCTCGCCTTTCTCTTTCCACTTCCTTATAAAGTTGTACAGATACATCGGAGCGATGATTGAGTTCTGTTCATACGTATGCATTGGGCTATTAAGCTGCGAGTAGATCACGGATAAATCACTGATTGATGCCGTATTGAGCACTTCATCGATAGGTTCCTTGGTCGCCATGGTCCAAACCGTATAACGAAATTCATAATACCGGTCCCATACTTCCAAAACCTGTGTGATTAAGCCGCCCTTCAAGGCCGCCTCGCTAAATACAATCGTTTTCACATTGCTCCAGACAATCCTTTGCGGGCTTGAATTGTACAGATTAAAGATCGCGGTATCAAACGAATCTCCCTCTGCTCTTCCTACGGACGTTTTCTGCGCCTGAGCCTGCCCCGACTCTTTCTTGGCAATGCCGCTGAAGTTAACCATTTGGATATAAACCACGACTTTGTCCTTTACATAGTCAACTCCGAGTGTATTTACGTAAATCATATGCTCGATTTCCCTTGCACCCCAGCAGCCCGTCAGCAGCGTGGAGAAAAGCGCGGTGACAAGAATGCATCGGATTATTTTCATGCCCATTCTCATCCTTTATTTTCCGAGTTGTCTGTGAATTTCCCTTTGCCCCACGGTATTCTGAAAAAAACTTTATATACGTCCTTGAAGCGCGGCGGAGATATAGGAGACAGATAGTAGGTGCCGAACGAACGCAGATTAACCAGAAAGAGGATCAGAGCCATAAGACTTATTAACGTACCAAACAGCCCTAGAATTCCGCTCATTAAGAGTACGGCAATACGAACCAAGCTGACAACGCTGACCAAAGACTGGTTCACGAGCGTAAATGTGGATAGTACGGAGATCGCTGTAATCACAATGGTTCCGGGGGCAGCAATGCCCGCGCTGATGGCTGCCTGACCGATAATTAACCCGCCCACAACCGAAAGCGTCTGCCCAAATGATGAGGGCAATCTCATCCCCGCCTCCCGGAAAATCTCGAACAAAAGGAGACTGACCACTGCTTCCAAAGGAGCCGGAAGGGGCACGCCTTGTCTGGAATTCACTATGGTTGCAAGTAAAGTAAACGGGAGCTGGTCCTGGTGGAATGTCGTAATTGCCGTCCAAAACCCAGGCAGAAATATGGAGAGAAGCACCCCGCATACTCTTAAAAACCTCGTGAATGCAACAAAGATATTAACGTATTGGGCGTCCTCCGATGTATTGAGCAGAAAAGTAAAAGTCGCCGGTCCTATAATTACTGTCGGTGAACCGCCCATCACCAGTATAAACTTGCCGTGAAGCAGCGAATTGACGGCATAGTCCGGCCTTCCCGTGTAAGACATCAGCGGAAAAAAGGAGAACCCCATCAAAGTTTCTTCCAGCTGGGTACTGCTGACGAGCCCTTTGATTTGTACACGAGACAGCTTGGCCTTAATCTCATCGAGAACATGCTGCTGAACCGTGTCTTTGAGGTATAACAGATGAACTTTTGTAGCCGTTTGAGACCCAATCGTGAATTCTTCAACCGCCAGCAGCTCGGTCTTGATCCTTTTCCGAATCAAAGCAATATTGGTAAATGTATCTTCCGTGAAGCCATCTCTGGGTCCCCTTGTCGACACTTCCGTATTCGGTTCCTCCGGCGTCCGTTTGGGCGGATCGGCCAAGGTCACGGAGTAGAATTGATTCGAGGGCTTAAAGATCAGCAGGAGATCACCGTTCAGTACGGTTTCTGTCATCGATGCTTCCACCTGATCCGTTTGAAGGTTGTTCATGTGAAATGGGATCTTTTGCTCTAGATTCATTTCACTCGTTTGGAAAATATCCTCCGGAATATTTTTTAATTCGGGTATGATGTATTGCTCCACTTTATTGACATCGCATAGTCCCTCGCAATAAACCAGGTGCACGGTATAGTCCGAATTCGACAAAGGGATTGTCCTTCTCTGAATGTCCGCGCTTGAACCGAATAGCCGTAAAGCCGTATCTTCAAGTGTTTGGTTTTCCTTTTGATCATGCTCCTTCAAGACGTCACCTTCCCCTTTCGGTGGGCCAAACTCACCAGCCCGGCAATAATCACTGAAAATATCAGCACTCCCCATAAAGAAAACGGAAGCACGTAAAAAGACATCATCTTTAGGAAGAATTTATCGCTAAAAGGAATGATTGAGAACACGGTGACGGCCAAAAATATGCAGCCCAGTACCCATATCTTCCCCCTCTTGCTTTTAATTCGGAATATATCGAGGATAAGGAACATGGCCAGGGAAATCCGCAGAAATGCACCGCTGAACCACTGGTACACGCTGAAAAAGTCCAGATGCTCGATGTACCGGCCAATCATCAGCAATCTCCATTCCTCATACGCGGGAAAGCGGAGCTTATCGGCTTCTTCTGCACCAAATTCAACAATCGCGCCGATAATCGGACCCATCGTGAGACCCAAGAGAAGCAGAATCATGATCATAAAGGATAGATATGTCAAGCGCGACCTGATGTGATGCTGCAAAAACAGAAGCATGATGACCTCAACAAAACCGGTTCCTGCATATACAGCCCCGTTCCAAACCGGCTGAATGCCGTGTTCCAGCATCGGCCGTAATAAGGAGTAATCCTTATGAGGCGTGTTCGACAGCATTACAAAAAAACCCAGCACAACCACAAAGGGCAGCAGGATACCTGCGGTATGGGCCAGGGAATGGATACCCAAATAAGCGTTTATCGCTGAAATCAAAAGGAACAAGAAGGTGAACACTACAATGGGCGTCTCCGGAGAGAAGGTCAGATGGATCCAGTACACGGTGTCTCTGGTTGTAAGCGTACATATGGAAAATAGATATATGCCCATGATTCCTGCAAACAGGTGGCCTACAATGGGATGGTAAGCCTTCGAAAGCCATTCAAACAGATGCTGCTTATTGGTTTTGGTGCTGCTGATTTGCAGGATGAAAATCCAGACCAGCGCACATGCACAAGCCAGAAGCACGGAAATCCAAGCGTCCCGCTTAGCTGCATCCAGCATAATAGGAATGATGATAACATGATTCAGAAGGCCTGTACTGAGCATAATGATCATGACGGATTGCGCAAATGATATGGGTGCTTTTATTTTCCTCATCCTCCTAAATAGACCAGACCTCTCCTCCATCCTTATAATGGCATTTTCCTGAAGATTTATACGCCTTCTTTTAGGGCCATGGCGAGAATGGATTGAATTCCACCAGAGTTAAGACTATAATACACATTGATATACCCGTAACTTCATAAGAATCCGGGGTGCTGGAATTGGCCGGCTGAGATTGTATCCCTCAAGATACTGACCCTTAAACCTGATCTGGGTAATGCCAGCGTAGGAAAAGCATCGTCATGGCGCTTCGCCATGCCCATCTTGCGCCCTAAGCGTCCCGTATACGGGGCGCTTTTTTGTTGAATGATAGAGTCATTGGAAGACATAGTCTGTCATGATTCTGTTATTCATCTCTCAGATATGGAAGGAAACGATTCTGCTGCAATGAAGGGGAGAAACCTGGTAAGGAGAGAGAAAACAATGAAAACGAAGAAAATCGGGCTGCTTCTGCTAGCCTTTCTGCTCATGCTGGTAGCTGCCGGCTGTGGAAGCAAGAACGCCCAAACGACGGATGCGGGCAAACCATCCGGTGAATCATCCTCCGCTGCGGATGGAACTGAAACCAAGAAGCTCAAGGATGTGAAGGTCGTCCTGGACTGGACGCCAAATACGAACCATACCGGATTGTATGTGGCTAAAGATCAGGGTTACTACGAAGAAGAAGGCCTGAATGTCGAAATCATGCAGCCCGGCTCTGGTGGAGCGGATGCCATGGTGGCATCCGGCAAAGTGCCCTTTGGCGTCAGCGTTCAAGAGAACGTGACCCAGGCGCGTACGCAAGGCGTGCCTTTGGTATCGATCGCCGCCATCATTCAGCATAATACATCCGGTTTTGCCGCTCCGGTGGACCGGAACATCAAGAAGCCAAAGGATTTTGAAGGCAAAACCTACGGCGGCTGGGGCTCGCCTGTTGAGGAGGCCGTGATCAGCTCGATCATGGACATCGACAAAGGCGACGTGAGCAAGGTCAAAATCGTTAATATGGGCGAAGCGGATTATTTTACAGCCGTGAAGCGTGATATCGACTTCGCCTGGATCTTTTACGGATGGACCGGTATTGAAGCCGAGCTGCGAAAACAGCCGCTTGATATGCTGTATGTGAAGGACTTCTCTGACAAGCTGGATTACTATACACCGGTTCTGGTCACCAATGAGAAGCAGATCAAGGAAGATCCGGAGCTTGTGAAGGCCTTTATGCGCGCCACTTCTAAGGGTTATCAGTATGCGATCGACCATCCTGAGGATGCCGCTAATATTCTGATCAAGGCTGTGCCTGAGCTTGATAAGGACCTGGTCATGGCCAGCCAGAAATGGCTCAGCCCGAAATACAAGGACGATGCAGCGCGTTGGGGCGAGCAGAAGGAACAGGTGTGGAAGGGTTATTCCGATTGGATGTATGAGCATAAGCTGCTCGAGAAACCGCTTGAGGTTAGCGGCGCTTATACCAATGACTTTTTGCCTTAAGATGTAGGCTCTGTTCTTTACCCTAATAATGTGCTTGATAGCCGCTGCGGTTACTGTTATCCACCTAATAATGATGCCTAAATCTTTTATAAATATATTTCTTAGAAAAGGAAGTGATCGGGTATGGCACATACCCTGCTCAGCATTCAAGTTATTCCCAAGACCCCGAACAATGAAAATTCCATTCCCTACGTGGACCGTGCGATCGAAGTCATTCAGCAGTCCGGTGTAAAGTATGAGGTGCATCCTCTCGAAACAACGATGGAAGGCGAGCTGGAAGAACTGCTGGAGGTTGTACGCAATATGCATACGGCCTTGGTGGAAGCCGGAAGTCCAAGCATCATCTCACAGATTAAAATCGCCCATAATCCGAGCGGCATCAGCATGGAGCGTCTAACGGAGAAATACCGTCCATGAGACGTTGGTGGAGTCATGTGTGGCCGCCCTTTGTGGCGGTCCTCTTCTTTTTGACCGTATGGCAGCTGTGCACCTCGCTGTTTCATATCGAGCAGTGGATTCTGCCCTCTCCGGCGGATATCGCGAAGCAAACGGCTGATGGAGCCGGAGATTTATGGGGCCATGTCTGGGCTACAGTCAGACTGACCTTGGAGGGCTTTATCATCGGAACCGTCGTGGGACTGATTATCGCACTTATTCTTCATATGATTCCTTTTCTCAAGTCGGCACTATATCCGCTGCTGATTTTAAGCCAGAACATTCCGACAATCGCGCTCGCTCCGCTGCTGATGATCTGGTTCGGCTTCGGACTGCTGCCCAAGCTGATCGTCATCACGCTCGTCTGCTTCTTCCCGGTTGCCGTTGCAACGATGGGCGGGCTGAAGCAAACAGACCGGATGATGCTGAATTACATGCGGATGATCGGCGCGAGTAAACAGCAGATCTTTAC from Paenibacillus sp. J23TS9 includes the following:
- a CDS encoding bifunctional 2',3'-cyclic-nucleotide 2'-phosphodiesterase/3'-nucleotidase — protein: MSKSRKKVVKSIAAAAVAFNVLALPFSAYADGSTSSKVKLRLMETSDLHVNMVNYDYYADKPTDEYGFAKTASLINAARKEAKNSLLFDNGDLLQGNPLGDYVAKVNPLKPGETHPVYKAMDLMSYDAGGVGNHEFNYGLDFLKLAEKGANFPIVNANIYKDDGDKDDSNDVNYFTPYTILDKKVIDENGKEQTVKVGVIAFAPPQIMQWDSANLEGKVIAKDIIQTAKKFIPQMKKEGADVIVAIPHSGFEDIPQTELMENSVLYLSQVEGIDAIMFGHAHKTFPSAEFKGKKGVDLDKGTINGVPSVEPGYWGDHLGIIDLDLEMVDGKWKVSDSKTETRAVYDVATKKALVDADQEIVDAVKTEHDATIDYVRGPVGKTTAPINSYFALVQDDPSIQIVTNAQKWYVEKNLKGTEYENLPVLSAGAPFKAGGRSGASYYTNIPAGTIAIKNVSDLYVYPNTVHAVVVTGEEVKNWLEWSAGQFNQIDPSKTTEQPLINNDFPTYNYDVIDGVTYQIDVTQPVKYDLKGSLVNADANRIKNLQYNGKPIDLKQKFVVATNNYRASSSKLANPDGKRIIMAAPDENRQVIIDYIRENETINPSADNNWSFAQVDKKLDVTFTSSPDAKDLVAKSKNMSYVGAAENGFAKYGLDLSVGAAAPSTEPTTPPTTTPAEPEKPQTPSVPTVPAKPSEPTTKPEPKPEPTKPSTNGKVYVIKKGDNLYRIGLQFGVDWEKIAKANGINNVRGLKIGQQILIP
- a CDS encoding pyridoxamine 5'-phosphate oxidase family protein produces the protein MEAKIEMEQNIAKIMDHNEFCSFATVEGNRPKQRYMALYNQGLSIHMVTDRKTHKVEELEENPHVSLLLGYEKGGTKDVVEIEGVCSISDNDELRKQIWKPEFKMTFSGPEDPDYVILKIKPVRIEYTSDNGEKHEWIE
- a CDS encoding sugar MFS transporter, whose product is MKRLLWIGCLSYFLIGLAHVVLGSVLPVLLEHYGREYSEGGTLIFTQFAGFLAGVLVSPLLNKRFGKRGGLLIAVSLLCAAELAYMLLPPWGWLYPIAACAGFGFGMIEAVIGTIIIAAIKEKTAVAMSRLEVFFGVGAMLMPLIASGLITQGWWRFSFLVISLFSLVTFFFWTKSSFGETIDAELGMKQLTASISGSNTEIISEPKKPFPYQGKSLWILLMFMLFFFIYVGTEMSLANFMPAILIEKLGMKEAGAALSVTCFWIAMSVGRIFAGTVAERIHYRVYVFFSCAVTLVLLAIFPLTSSVWSAFTVILLLGLFMSGIFSIALVFASKMLAGSEESTPSILIASGGVGGALLPLVIGWCMDHLQVNQTAWLLAVFTLFMVALSFAAFQIQRKQRAYKEQQVIQAGS
- a CDS encoding Ger(x)C family spore germination protein translates to MKIIRCILVTALFSTLLTGCWGAREIEHMIYVNTLGVDYVKDKVVVYIQMVNFSGIAKKESGQAQAQKTSVGRAEGDSFDTAIFNLYNSSPQRIVWSNVKTIVFSEAALKGGLITQVLEVWDRYYEFRYTVWTMATKEPIDEVLNTASISDLSVIYSQLNSPMHTYEQNSIIAPMYLYNFIRKWKEKGETVLLPYLDIKSGWYDNKKPSPNISMTGVCFLDNQQYRGCLEGNDILGLRWLEKRTKRTPLVIKEEKEVKALMVMNKLKTSVHPKLKQGKPAFDIKVSMQATLPQLSTSLHKRQLELQATKEIKDEIMKTYLKGLDMNVDAYGLSAKFFRSMPKEWHKLNTKEKIALDPSSIDNIDIKVNLISGGISKMR
- a CDS encoding spore germination protein, with the protein product MKEHDQKENQTLEDTALRLFGSSADIQRRTIPLSNSDYTVHLVYCEGLCDVNKVEQYIIPELKNIPEDIFQTSEMNLEQKIPFHMNNLQTDQVEASMTETVLNGDLLLIFKPSNQFYSVTLADPPKRTPEEPNTEVSTRGPRDGFTEDTFTNIALIRKRIKTELLAVEEFTIGSQTATKVHLLYLKDTVQQHVLDEIKAKLSRVQIKGLVSSTQLEETLMGFSFFPLMSYTGRPDYAVNSLLHGKFILVMGGSPTVIIGPATFTFLLNTSEDAQYVNIFVAFTRFLRVCGVLLSIFLPGFWTAITTFHQDQLPFTLLATIVNSRQGVPLPAPLEAVVSLLLFEIFREAGMRLPSSFGQTLSVVGGLIIGQAAISAGIAAPGTIVITAISVLSTFTLVNQSLVSVVSLVRIAVLLMSGILGLFGTLISLMALILFLVNLRSFGTYYLSPISPPRFKDVYKVFFRIPWGKGKFTDNSENKG
- a CDS encoding endospore germination permease, whose translation is MRKIKAPISFAQSVMIIMLSTGLLNHVIIIPIMLDAAKRDAWISVLLACACALVWIFILQISSTKTNKQHLFEWLSKAYHPIVGHLFAGIMGIYLFSICTLTTRDTVYWIHLTFSPETPIVVFTFLFLLISAINAYLGIHSLAHTAGILLPFVVVLGFFVMLSNTPHKDYSLLRPMLEHGIQPVWNGAVYAGTGFVEVIMLLFLQHHIRSRLTYLSFMIMILLLLGLTMGPIIGAIVEFGAEEADKLRFPAYEEWRLLMIGRYIEHLDFFSVYQWFSGAFLRISLAMFLILDIFRIKSKRGKIWVLGCIFLAVTVFSIIPFSDKFFLKMMSFYVLPFSLWGVLIFSVIIAGLVSLAHRKGKVTS
- a CDS encoding ABC transporter substrate-binding protein; translated protein: MKTKKIGLLLLAFLLMLVAAGCGSKNAQTTDAGKPSGESSSAADGTETKKLKDVKVVLDWTPNTNHTGLYVAKDQGYYEEEGLNVEIMQPGSGGADAMVASGKVPFGVSVQENVTQARTQGVPLVSIAAIIQHNTSGFAAPVDRNIKKPKDFEGKTYGGWGSPVEEAVISSIMDIDKGDVSKVKIVNMGEADYFTAVKRDIDFAWIFYGWTGIEAELRKQPLDMLYVKDFSDKLDYYTPVLVTNEKQIKEDPELVKAFMRATSKGYQYAIDHPEDAANILIKAVPELDKDLVMASQKWLSPKYKDDAARWGEQKEQVWKGYSDWMYEHKLLEKPLEVSGAYTNDFLP
- a CDS encoding thiamine-binding protein — protein: MAHTLLSIQVIPKTPNNENSIPYVDRAIEVIQQSGVKYEVHPLETTMEGELEELLEVVRNMHTALVEAGSPSIISQIKIAHNPSGISMERLTEKYRP
- a CDS encoding ABC transporter permease; its protein translation is MRRWWSHVWPPFVAVLFFLTVWQLCTSLFHIEQWILPSPADIAKQTADGAGDLWGHVWATVRLTLEGFIIGTVVGLIIALILHMIPFLKSALYPLLILSQNIPTIALAPLLMIWFGFGLLPKLIVITLVCFFPVAVATMGGLKQTDRMMLNYMRMIGASKQQIFTKLELPHALPSIFSGIKIAATYSVMGAVIAEWIGADKGIGYYMMLQKAGYRTDRMFVAIMIIVVLSLLMFGLIALLEKWLVRWKPKQEG